The following proteins are encoded in a genomic region of Clostridium pasteurianum BC1:
- a CDS encoding IS3 family transposase yields the protein MKELGIKAQYVKPYTVTTKDSDFSSKLENVLNEQFNSSAPNAVWCTDITYLWTNAGFVYLTSIMDLYSRKIIAWTLTETLAVSCVIDTINKAKKNRKLANPVIIHSDRGSQYISKEYQKAASKMILSYSKKAFPWDNACIESFHAIIKREWINRFRIKNYRHAYILVFEYIETFYNTTRIHSHCNYMSPNEFEKTYEKVKELSMSMAS from the coding sequence ATGAAGGAGCTTGGCATTAAAGCTCAATATGTAAAACCATATACCGTTACTACAAAGGATTCTGATTTCAGCAGCAAACTAGAAAACGTTCTAAATGAGCAATTTAATTCATCTGCACCAAACGCAGTATGGTGCACAGATATTACATATCTTTGGACTAATGCAGGTTTTGTATACCTTACAAGCATCATGGATTTATACTCTCGAAAAATTATAGCTTGGACGCTTACGGAAACTTTAGCTGTCTCATGTGTTATTGACACAATTAATAAAGCTAAGAAAAATAGAAAACTTGCTAACCCAGTTATTATACACAGTGACAGGGGCAGTCAGTATATATCAAAAGAATATCAAAAGGCTGCTTCAAAAATGATACTTAGTTATTCCAAGAAAGCTTTTCCATGGGATAATGCATGTATTGAATCTTTCCACGCAATTATTAAACGTGAATGGATAAATCGTTTTAGAATTAAAAATTATCGTCATGCTTATATTCTTGTATTTGAATACATTGAAACGTTTTATAATACTACAAGAATTCATAGTCACTGCAATTATATGTCACCAAATGAGTTTGAAAAAACATATGAAAAAGTCAAGGAACTTAGTATGTCAATGGCAAGTTAA
- a CDS encoding transposase, which produces MKKQHDKQFKEDAVKYYMDHKELGVRGCAQNLDIGGSTLSKWIRDSKSENGIQVRGSGNYSSDEQKEIARLKRELRDTKDALDVLKKAISILGK; this is translated from the coding sequence ATGAAAAAACAACATGACAAGCAGTTCAAAGAAGATGCTGTAAAATATTATATGGATCATAAAGAACTTGGAGTAAGAGGCTGTGCTCAAAACCTTGATATAGGTGGTAGCACTTTGTCAAAGTGGATTAGAGATTCTAAAAGCGAAAATGGTATTCAAGTTCGAGGTTCAGGTAATTATTCCAGTGATGAACAAAAGGAAATTGCACGATTAAAGCGTGAACTTCGTGATACAAAGGATGCTCTTGATGTATTAAAAAAAGCCATAAGCATTCTGGGAAAGTGA
- a CDS encoding amidohydrolase family protein encodes MILKGTLKRFQDIKFVIPHAGAFLSILADRIVPALQITPDSFGDNIKKEEDRIDVFDALKGLYYDIAGACLPRQLTDLLQIVDVNNLLYGSDYPYTPEVGCIALAAALDKTDLLTDEQRCAIYRDNALKLFPRLK; translated from the coding sequence ATGATATTAAAAGGAACCTTAAAGCGTTTCCAGGATATTAAATTTGTTATTCCGCATGCTGGTGCATTTTTATCAATACTAGCTGATAGAATTGTTCCTGCTCTTCAAATTACACCTGACTCATTTGGAGATAATATAAAAAAAGAAGAAGATAGAATAGATGTATTTGATGCTTTAAAAGGATTGTACTATGATATAGCCGGAGCTTGTCTACCTAGGCAATTAACTGATCTTTTACAAATTGTTGATGTTAATAATTTATTATATGGCAGCGATTATCCATATACACCGGAAGTTGGATGCATTGCCTTAGCGGCTGCTTTAGATAAAACTGATTTGCTTACTGATGAACAACGTTGTGCTATTTACCGGGATAATGCATTAAAATTATTTCCTCGCTTAAAGTAG
- a CDS encoding flavodoxin family protein has product MKKVTIFIGSQRKQATYQAVQEFEKNLKSYAEIEFEYVFLKDYHIEYCKGCNLCFNKGEEYCPLKDDRDLLIEKMNNSDGVVFATPNYSFQVTALMKCLMDRLAFTLHRPRFFGKTFTAIVTQGIFGGVSIEKYLERIGGNWGFCVTKGCCLTALEPRTELEQRKISKKIKKTSVRFFRELMRPAPSPPSFFKLMVFRLTRTSMMLILNKKYYDYRYFKEKGWFESDYYYDTSLGFIKKIAGNFFDFIGKRLAKKR; this is encoded by the coding sequence ATGAAAAAAGTAACTATATTTATCGGGAGCCAACGAAAACAGGCAACTTACCAAGCGGTGCAAGAATTTGAAAAGAATTTAAAGTCATACGCAGAAATCGAGTTTGAGTATGTTTTTCTTAAGGACTATCATATTGAATACTGTAAAGGTTGTAATTTATGTTTTAATAAAGGAGAAGAATATTGTCCCTTGAAAGATGACCGGGATTTATTGATCGAGAAAATGAATAATTCAGATGGGGTAGTTTTTGCTACACCCAATTATTCATTTCAGGTAACGGCGCTTATGAAGTGCTTAATGGACCGGTTGGCATTTACCTTACACCGGCCACGTTTTTTCGGCAAAACCTTCACGGCTATTGTTACCCAAGGTATATTCGGAGGAGTATCTATCGAGAAGTACCTGGAAAGAATAGGAGGAAATTGGGGATTTTGCGTGACTAAAGGATGCTGTTTGACAGCATTAGAGCCCAGAACGGAGCTTGAACAGAGAAAAATATCAAAGAAAATTAAAAAGACTTCTGTAAGATTTTTTAGAGAACTTATGCGTCCTGCGCCGTCGCCTCCTTCCTTTTTCAAGTTAATGGTTTTTAGATTAACTCGTACAAGCATGATGCTGATTCTGAATAAGAAGTACTATGATTATCGCTACTTTAAAGAAAAAGGCTGGTTTGAGTCTGATTATTATTATGATACTTCGTTAGGGTTTATTAAGAAGATAGCAGGCAATTTCTTTGATTTTATAGGAAAAAGATTGGCTAAAAAAAGATAG
- a CDS encoding recombinase family protein: MLKKYNCNEILTEKMSGIKTNRPELMRLKDKVRNGDTLVIESFSRLGEVQKIL, encoded by the coding sequence ATGCTTAAAAAATATAACTGCAATGAAATCTTAACTGAAAAAATGTCTGGTATCAAAACTAATAGACCGGAGTTAATGAGATTAAAGGATAAAGTTAGAAATGGTGATACTTTAGTTATAGAGAGTTTTTCAAGATTAGGAGAAGTACAAAAGATCTTATAG
- a CDS encoding YiiX/YebB-like N1pC/P60 family cysteine hydrolase, translated as MKKRLILSLLIAVLISVNINYLSVDAAPLPIRSVNSGYTITKPDAQITIDDVKKSLNVPDEIAKEIVDTLQFQIKIDRNWDNLKVDKDMDLYNSTGKAIGKPGDILIAVFDADNTDINAIKMGSLTTHAAMVDSDPKKVLEVMPNGVQNVENDWRTRYKKILILRPKTNEETIKGAIEYGHTKINTPFNFDIFNKTTTDKFYCSQFVWRCYFNNGLDLDRNGGLAVFPYDFISHKTTIVYKQGE; from the coding sequence ATGAAAAAAAGATTAATTTTATCTTTACTTATTGCAGTGTTAATATCTGTTAATATCAATTATTTAAGTGTAGATGCGGCCCCTTTACCTATCAGATCTGTTAACTCTGGTTATACTATAACTAAACCAGATGCCCAAATTACTATTGATGATGTAAAAAAGAGTTTAAACGTACCTGATGAAATTGCAAAAGAAATAGTAGATACTTTACAATTTCAAATAAAAATAGATAGAAATTGGGATAACTTAAAAGTAGACAAGGATATGGACTTGTATAATTCTACAGGAAAAGCCATTGGAAAACCTGGCGACATATTAATAGCAGTATTTGATGCTGACAATACTGATATTAATGCAATTAAGATGGGTTCACTTACTACCCATGCTGCTATGGTAGATTCAGATCCAAAAAAAGTTCTTGAAGTCATGCCAAACGGTGTTCAAAACGTTGAAAATGATTGGAGAACTAGATACAAAAAAATTCTTATTCTACGTCCAAAGACTAATGAAGAAACTATTAAAGGTGCCATTGAATATGGACATACCAAAATAAACACACCTTTTAATTTTGATATATTCAATAAAACTACAACTGATAAATTCTATTGTTCACAATTTGTATGGAGATGTTACTTTAACAATGGACTAGATTTAGACAGAAATGGTGGACTAGCTGTTTTCCCATATGATTTTATAAGTCATAAAACTACAATTGTATATAAACAGGGAGAGTAG
- a CDS encoding macrolide family glycosyltransferase: MKKILFVNMCGHGHVNPTIGLINELMNRGEQVTYIAGEEFRNKIEKTGAKFKGYNNSFDIANLVNENLNLENSESLLNFIDIFKKIIEILFNSKEKFDYIIYDSVFMLGNEVGRVLKIPAICSITTFAANERTNCLSSLFNKIEPKIQELLNSSEYINFVKYSQEKYGIKCPSASNVIFGKGMISIVYTSKYFQLCGESFDESYKFIGPSISDRKEDISFPLETNDKKKVIYISLGTIFNNSIEFYENCFKAFDNMDAKIIMSVGKNIDVNTFKSIPSNFIIRNYVPQLEILKHADVFITHGGMNSTNEGLYYDVPLILIPQFIDQPAVANRVAELGAGIVIEKDKVTPEVLKQSVVRILSDNNFKINSKKIGKSLREAGGYKKGVDEILNLINKKSSLFT; this comes from the coding sequence ATGAAAAAAATATTATTTGTAAATATGTGCGGTCATGGACACGTTAACCCTACTATAGGTCTCATTAATGAATTAATGAATAGAGGAGAACAGGTTACTTATATTGCCGGTGAAGAGTTTAGAAATAAAATAGAAAAGACAGGAGCTAAATTTAAAGGTTATAATAATTCATTTGATATAGCAAATTTAGTTAATGAAAACTTAAATTTAGAAAATAGTGAGTCGCTGTTAAATTTCATTGATATCTTTAAAAAAATAATTGAAATTTTATTTAATTCAAAGGAAAAATTTGATTACATTATTTATGATTCAGTATTTATGCTAGGTAATGAAGTAGGAAGAGTATTAAAAATACCTGCAATTTGTTCTATTACTACTTTTGCAGCAAATGAAAGAACAAATTGTTTATCATCGCTATTTAATAAAATTGAACCTAAGATACAGGAACTCCTAAATAGTTCGGAGTATATAAACTTTGTTAAATATTCACAAGAAAAATATGGTATAAAGTGTCCTAGTGCTTCTAATGTAATTTTTGGAAAAGGCATGATTAGTATTGTATATACTTCTAAATATTTTCAACTTTGTGGTGAAAGTTTTGATGAAAGCTATAAGTTCATTGGTCCATCAATATCAGATAGAAAGGAAGATATAAGCTTTCCTTTGGAAACTAATGATAAGAAGAAAGTTATTTATATATCTTTAGGTACTATATTTAATAATTCTATTGAGTTTTATGAAAATTGCTTTAAAGCTTTTGATAATATGGATGCAAAGATTATTATGTCTGTAGGTAAAAACATAGATGTTAATACATTTAAATCTATTCCATCAAATTTTATTATTCGTAATTATGTACCTCAGCTTGAAATTTTAAAACATGCAGATGTGTTCATTACCCATGGCGGCATGAACAGTACAAATGAGGGTTTGTATTATGATGTTCCATTGATTCTTATTCCTCAATTTATTGATCAGCCTGCTGTAGCTAATAGAGTAGCTGAATTAGGTGCAGGTATTGTTATTGAAAAAGATAAGGTTACTCCAGAAGTATTGAAGCAGTCAGTAGTTAGGATTCTTTCAGACAACAATTTTAAAATAAACAGTAAAAAGATTGGGAAATCGCTCAGAGAAGCAGGAGGGTATAAAAAGGGGGTTGATGAAATACTTAATTTAATAAATAAAAAATCAAGTTTATTTACATAA